A segment of the Culicoides brevitarsis isolate CSIRO-B50_1 unplaced genomic scaffold, AGI_CSIRO_Cbre_v1 contig_4, whole genome shotgun sequence genome:
aagaaaaatcataaaattgtaTACGGTGATGTTAACTCCGCAATAAGAGAAATTCCGTATATTTCTAGCCAAGAAATTAAAGACAATAAAGGCGTTTTTATgcctaattttaaatcatttgtcTCAATACATCaagattttgttttattgagTGATAATGTGATAACGCCTCCaaatgtaaatataaattgGCTATATTCGGGCTCATTACACCACAGAACTATCGAATCAACTTTTCTTGAGGGAACGTTCCCATCAATCACCGAGAATACtttattgacattttcaaaaattattatcgccagatattattttaataagagTAAAGCCATTCACGTAAATTATATCGTAAGAAAGAATATATATCAAACAAAAGAATGTATTTTGAATTTCGTTGGCTTCAtgaattatattaaaacattattcGATAAAGaacaaattcattatttttctattgcgGGAGATGCAAAATTGAATTACATTACTTGGTTTACAATTGCGAAATCAGTATTTAAAGATACGGTTTATTATTCTCCGGGTAATAACGAGAAGTTTTATTCTCAAATTATAAATCAAAACACGATCATGAATAGTAGGTTTatgataatcaaaaaaaacatGGCCCCTTAtggtgttaatttttatttaacagaaTTTGAAGATCTAAATCCGATAATTGTAGGGGAAATATTATGTAaagacaatgaaaaaaattaccaatcaTTAAACGATAATACGGAATTACTttatgaaaacataaaaagaaaacgaaTAGAATATCCGAATTTAGTCATGGATTTAGAAACCAAATTCGATTTGAATCTATATCCAAGCACTCGATTAAATAATTACGAAccaaatacaaaaacaaaaagcaCTATTCACGTTAGTCAATacgaaactaaaaaattaattagtgacTTGGATGAGTACCCGCGTCATAGGAAGAAAGATCGGCGCAAGAATAAATCGAGAAATTAGTTAtgataagtttaatttttgcaataattctTTCATCGACTTTATTGGTATTTTCTCATTCGTCTTAATATCAAATAATCCGTGCTGGTTTAGTCTATATTTCTTTATTCTCGAGATCGTGtatagttttttattaaaatcaactgGTCCTATCAAGAAGATACtcatgaacattttttcagcCGGTTCGCAAATGAATACAtctaaattgaaatatatatTGTTTTTTCCTATGACTTCTTTCAATATAAATGATTTACGCATCTGACTATCAATAAATACTGATTTTATCATGAATTGATTATTGAGAATTTTATATATCCCACCAAAATCATCGGATTTCTTTAGACAAACCATTAAATCGATATCGTTTACGTAAAATGGATTAGCACTGATAGTTTTATTATCTAAATCCGGCTCGTTTAAAGTAGTAAATATATcgtatttgtatttttgtatcATGTTTTTCTCTATTTGATATCTATAAACCGACCCCAAGACAGCAATAtcgtaattatttaaaacacttTGTAACTTATTCGCTATAATGACAGCATTGGCGATAGTTATAGGTTTAGAGaacttttcgtttttaatCGCTGTTATTTGCAAAGGAGTTAAGTGTAATTCTTTcgataaatttgtttgatCTTTCTTAGTCATTCCCTTAAATAAGTCTTGGATATTATTTGCTGTGATATTCTTTTTTAACAGATTCGTGGCAGTTTGGTGTCCcacgtattttatttttattagttctTGATATTGTTTATAGGAAACAtctgtttcaaaattaaagggCGAATAATTGTTATTCAAAATCAGATTTATATTCGTGACGACATCTTCTGGGTAAtctacaatatttaaaaacgaaaataaaaatttattattcgcGTGTCCCAAGTTATTTCCGCGCCGGATTTGAGTGATtatgttttctatttttttaattttatctttctcgtctaaaaatttaagatactCGATCAATTCCAAACAATAGCGGAGACAGATAATTGGCTTAATCAAGTAAAAGAAATCGAAGTTCTTAACAAGAAAATCGGGTAGCCGCGCATTTTGTAAGAACACAATctcatcttttattttttggtcgtCAGTCTTTTGATTTCTCTCCAGAATAATTGGAATATTGTAAATCGTAgtcatttttagaataatgGATAATAATATCTtgttattttggaaaattttcccattgGGGTCATTCGTCGGTAAATGCTCCGTATGTCTCCCAAAATATGCCGCGTCTATATCATTTAAGTGCAGTAAGTTCAGATAgtttaaaccaattttttgttcaaaaactgataaatacgaaagtaaaaataaatattcatcgaTGGGATAACCGGCTAAGAAAACGTGCGAAGTATCGAGACATATTCCTATATTTTTCCGCGCtgatttatctaaatttttaatgataaatgcCAGATCATCGATAGTAGATCCCAAATGATTAGCATTAAATGATGTTTCTATCAGTATTTTCtgtggtttattttttaagtaattatgGCACAATATCGATAATTTAGCAGCTACGTCTTTTAACCCATCTTCTCTATTTTCAAAATGGTTTTTCGACAGATGAATGATAATACCCGTTTTTTGGTTTATATTTTCTAGAAAGGTCGCTTCTTGTTTTATGgcgtaatttatatttttacttgaGATATTGAAACAATATTTGCtatgaatatatatttttgcctTCAGATTTTTATAATCATCGATGTTTATCTTGTTTAATATCGAATAATCTGGCGTTGTTATATCCCCAATAGCTGTTTGTAGTACAGGAAATAATTCCGAATAACGAATAACGTCTGTTAATCCCGCGTGTAAACCTATCTCcattttaattcataagaATTATAGaagttattgaaattttaatgtaaacaaATAAGAATATAACGTACGttttcttttagaaattttgtgcCAAAAGAAATCATGTCTGAGGAGAAAAACTTCGAATATCAGGACTTGATTTTAGTTcccaaaaaagaatttttaaaatcagaaGAAGTAATTATTGAAACGAATGAAGATTCGCCCTGTATTTGGAAAGAAGTagacgaaactttttttccatgCAAAGAACTCATGAATTTCTATCACGAGCAGCAAAAAGTAATGTGGAATTTAGAAGAAGTTGAGCCAAAGCAAATACAACATGAATTGGCGCATTTTAGTGAATTGCCTATCGAAATCAAAGCTATTATCCAGTCTATTCTCTTATTCTTTACACAAGCAGATAAGTTAGTAATCGAAAATGTAAATGATTTGATTAATCATGTTCCTTATAAAGCAGCTACATATTTCTATAACTTACAAAATTCTGTAGAAAGCGGTGTTCATGATCGTTCTTATGAATTTCTCGCCAGATATTATTATAACAACGATgatctttataaaaatgatcttattttattagacAGTATTATTCACGAGAGTAATCCAGAAAGATTGGCTAAGAACTTTGGTCCCGATAATCTCGAGTTCGAATTCAGCAAGTATCAATGCAAGTATTACGATTTTAAAAAtggaattgaaaagaaaatatttcaagccgttgctaagaaaataaatatcatgaaCAAATGTAAAAGAAGAACTAGCATAGTTGAGAAATTAGTCTCGTTTATGGTTTTAGAAACTATTGGTTTTAATCCGATTTTTGCAATAATCAatagcattaaaaataataacaagggattatcatttttaagtaCCGTTAATGATTTCGTAACTATCGATGAAAACATTCATGCTCGTTTCGGCATTGAATTATACATGAATTATTGCGAATCCAAACTCCCAGTAGAAAGAGTGCATGAAATCATTAAAGAGATTGCCGAGATTGAAATCGACTTCCTCAAGAATATCTTCGATCCAAAACTGATTATCAACTCGATTGATCTTGATAAATATATCACTTATACCAAACAAATTACTAATACATTATCTAAAACAATAACTAACGAGATTTTATACCATGATTTGCCGGAATTACCCGTTGCATTTGTAACTCCGCAATTACAAGTTAAAACTAACTATTTCGAACGCACTAGTAATTATATAACTGAAACCGAGAAATTATCTCATGACGATATACGAAATATTTCCGTCTATAAATCATGATTATGAAACTATTTATTTCTATGgtatctatttttattatttttttaaccattaTTCATTACAGTTATGGGGATTCACTATATTCTTTAATCAATTACTcgcatttttcttatatttatacGAGAATCGCGGACGATATTAGGGATGAATTGAAGAAATATAATAGAGAAATCATATATAATGCGTGTATTAATCAGAATTATATTTACGCGGCATCAGAAAACGACGTGGTTTATAACccaattttgaataatattattttcgtgAGTAAAAATAAGGATAGTTATTATTTAGATTTAGACAAAGACAAAAGCAAAATCATTCCGCTATTTGCGAGTTTAAATCAAGAAATCgagtttaaatatttcgatGTTTAAAGAaggtttttcgaaaataataagTTAGTTCTCCCAGTCTTTTTAATCGCATCATAGTTGAGGAATAAGTTAGGTGATTTCCGGGACTCgatgatataaaatttagagatattaatattatttccgAGTAATGTAGCTTGTACCAcgttagttaattttttaaagtcttcGGGCTGAGCTTGTGCGAAgaagaaaactaaatcaaaattattgaaagaaCGGATGGAATTTAGCATATAATAACACAAACCCTTTGACTTTACTAAATCCTGTATTCCGCTATAAGTTCCCTGAGTTAATTTAGAATTCTCTTTACTCATTTTATAAACAaagaatacaaaattaaaatcagtGCTAATTTTCGCAACTGTGTTCTTTAAATCAATATTCAAAGAAGGATTTATGACACTCTTATCATCATTCCTTAAACTCATAAATGATTCTTCTAACGTAGCGTTATCTGTAGTGAAATAACGTATAAGGGCACGGAAATATAAATTGGGAGTGAACTTGACAAACGAATATTCCGTTCTATTTTTGAATACTTCGCcgtaattttctacttttgttGGCTGGCACATAATTGGCTTATTATTGCatacaaaatcaatttttgatgtttgggAGTTAAATCGCAGATAATTCCCTTTGATATACATGTTTTCCAGATACTgcttatgattaaaattaacaaatcttGGAGTATGCAAAAAATAGTCTTTTAAAAAGTTCGCATCGGATAACATGTATGTTTCGCCCAAAGGAGTTGTGTTATTATAGGTGTAATCTTTACTCGTGTTAATTATGTATGACTGCGaaagagttaattttttaataacttcgaAGAATGGCATTAATTTGGaatgattttcataaaaataattttgaatttgattttttagaacTTGTTTcgtgtttattaaatttaacaaattcgtAGAATATTCGTCAATAGTGAATTCatcaaagaataaataaatataattttgagaaTATCGGTATAATTCTTcgatgtttgtttttaataattctatgAATAGGTACATTGAAGAAtagttttcaaaagaaaaataaataaaatagtccTTCagatatatattattatcgtACGAGAAGAATGGCgtaatagatttaaaaatcaataatgttTCCAGATCGACgagttttttatcaataataaatgataactGATTAGTTTTCGAATAATTATAGCTTATGAATTTATTGTAGAAATCGGAAGAGAAATTATAAGAAGAAATTGGGGcgcgtttcattttttttaatttttcaaacatctCGATGATAACAGATTGGTAAGATTGCTTAGACTTTCTTAAAAACACGACGACATCTTCGGGCAAAATAGGAATAGTgtttctcaaataattttgtatatcTTGTTCCTTATTctcgaatgaaaatttattgccgCAAAACGTAAATGTTTTCCCGTTTGATAATAAGAAGGTATTCAGTGGCCAACTAAGATCTAATGTTTTGCGATAATCGTATTCATTGTTGATTTCGtcgatataatttttgattttccccAATTTTAAATCCGCATTTAAGTTTATTCTAGTATAATCATCGTTTTTGAAAATccatttctttaataaattgattgaacTGTCATTTGGTCGATATTTATCGTCTAACTCGATAGTGATAAACATATCGCTAAATGTAGTATAGCCATTAAAGGggatatttaaattcttttgagaaaaaatagtgTGTTCTAAAAAATGCTGAAATCCCGTGATATCGTAATACTGATCTAACACTGCTCcgtagtttttaaattttaagactaAATCCATGTTTATCACATTATCAtcaacgagaaaaatttttactttattggGCAAAAGAGTTTTTGTAATaaccatttaatttaaaaaaattcttgtaataCCTTAATTAATATcggaattttctatttttttttgctttatttgtaataaatttaatgtactATCGGTGTCTAACACAACTTTTTTACCATCAAggatagtaaaaaataatggaaatggAAGTTTGAATGCGTTCGATGTCgccttattttctttaaaatactcTTGTATCGCCTTCATATCTATTTCAAAGTTCTTTATTTCTACAATGTATTTCcctattttttgtcgttcaatAAATAACTTCAATCTAAAGCATTCCATACAACTATTATGTGTTAAAAGATAGATTATGGACATTTATttcctaaattaatttaaaaaaaaaatgaaaaaataattatttaaaaataaactttaataaataatcatgAGTAACGATTTTGAAAGAGAAGATCtggaatttgatgaatttgaacCAGATAATTCAGAAGATGAGGGCGAAGAATCCGAAGTCGATTATGCTTCTTATGAAGTAGATGATACCGAACCAAAATTTACAAAGGATTTCTCTAAATTTGAAGACGAAGTCGTTGACGAAGAAACTAACGAAGATGACGacgaagatgaagaagaagatatCGAAAGTAATATCGACGAAGTTTTAGAAAATACTTCGAGAGAAGAAgagaatcataaaaaaattttgagagaaaaatatttagctccgaaacttaatttaatttcgaagagTTCTAAATCTGCTGTGATTACGCTTTTATGTTATATCACTAATTATATAAAGCAAGGAGGACAACTTATCGATGGTAGAACTAACTTTGATGAATATCCAAAAGAAACAGAGGAATCTTACGCAATAGaaagtataattttaaagacGCATCCATTTGTTAATATCATTAATGATAAAACAGTAACTTGGGACGAAAAGCAAATGTTAATCAAtcttaaaaaagtattaagaGTTGTTCATCAAGataaggaatatttttttactccgcGTTTTCAAAGATTGTTTCctcttttcaataaaaatttgtttaaagatGAGATTTCACCTGAAGAATTCGCCGAAATTAAAAacgtaaaagaaaattatactacaatgtaaaaagatttttatataaatgggGTCATCCACGTCAACTTTGACAGAATATTCGTACCAAAACAAGAGGATGATAAGAACTGTTTACGAAAGTACTGGGGGCAAAATCTACACCAGTAATTACGTGATTCCCGTCGATGCAATTGATAAAGTGAATTTCGATGCGAAAAAATGGGAAGAAATCAAAAGACAGGGATTCGAA
Coding sequences within it:
- the LOC134836261 gene encoding ribonucleoside-diphosphate reductase small chain-like, with the translated sequence MSEEKNFEYQDLILVPKKEFLKSEEVIIETNEDSPCIWKEVDETFFPCKELMNFYHEQQKVMWNLEEVEPKQIQHELAHFSELPIEIKAIIQSILLFFTQADKLVIENVNDLINHVPYKAATYFYNLQNSVESGVHDRSYEFLARYYYNNDDLYKNDLILLDSIIHESNPERLAKNFGPDNLEFEFSKYQCKYYDFKNGIEKKIFQAVAKKINIMNKCKRRTSIVEKLVSFMVLETIGFNPIFAIINSIKNNNKGLSFLSTVNDFVTIDENIHARFGIELYMNYCESKLPVERVHEIIKEIAEIEIDFLKNIFDPKLIINSIDLDKYITYTKQITNTLSKTITNEILYHDLPELPVAFVTPQLQVKTNYFERTIMGIHYIL